A single region of the Oxyura jamaicensis isolate SHBP4307 breed ruddy duck chromosome 6, BPBGC_Ojam_1.0, whole genome shotgun sequence genome encodes:
- the SGMS1 gene encoding phosphatidylcholine:ceramide cholinephosphotransferase 1 produces MKEVVLWSPEEVTNWLTENAVPEYCEPLKSFTGQDLINLTEEDFKKTPLSRVSSDSGQRLLHMIETLKMAHHIEAHKNGHINGHIRISMSNTTHENGFSSKMKLNGVPNGYKKEMIKIPMPEPERSQYPMEWGKTFLAFIYALFCFIFTTVTISVVHERVPPKEVQPPLPDAFFDRFDRVQWAFSICEINGMILVGLWFVQWLLLKYKSIISRRFFCIVGTLYLYRCITMYVTTLPVPGMHFKCSPKLFGDWESHLRRIMKLIAGGGLSITGSHNMCGDYLYSGHTVILTLTYLFIKEYSPRRLWWYHWLCWTLSMVGMFCILLAHDHYTVDVVVAYYITTRLFWWYHTMANQQVLKEASQTNLLARVWWYKPFQYFEKNVQGIVPRSYHWPFPWPVLHRGRQVKYSRLVNDT; encoded by the exons ATGAAAGAAGTGGTGTTGTGGTCACCCGAAGAGGTGACAAATTGGCtaacagaaaatgctgtgcCAGAATATTGTGAGCCGTTGAAGAGCTTCACTGGGCAGGATTTGATCAACCTGACGGAGGAGGATTTCAAGAAGACACCTCTTTCCCGGGTGTCTTCCGACAGTGGACAGCGGCTATTGCACATGATTGAGACCTTAAAAATGGCTCATCACATTGAGGCTCACAAAAATGGGCACATCAATGGGCACATCCGCATCAGCATGAGCAACACCACACATGAAAATGGCTTTAGTAGTAAAATGAAGCTGAATGGGGTGCCAAATGGGTATAAGAAGGAGATGATAAAGATCCCCATGCCAGAGCCAGAGCGCTCACAGTATCCCATGGAATGGGGGAAGACTTTCCTGGCTTTTATTTATGcacttttttgtttcatctttacCACAGTGACTATCTCAGTTGTTCATGAAAGAGTGCCTCCCAAGGAGGTGCAGCCTCCCCTACCAGATGCATTTTTTGATCGTTTTGATCGGGTGCAATGGGCCTTTTCTATTTGTGAAATTAACGGCATGATCCTTGTAGGACTGTGGTTTGTTCAGTGGCTGCTGTTAAAATACAA gtcTATAATTAGCAGAAGATTTTTCTGTATAGTTGGCACACTATATTTGTATCGGTGTATTACAATGTATGTAACTACACTCCCAGTACCTGGCATGCATTTCAAGTGTTCTCCAAAG CTTTTTGGAGACTGGGAATCTCATCTGCGAAGGATAATGAAACTGATTGCTGGTGGAGGATTGTCCATCACAGGATCCCACAACATGTGCGGCGACTATCTGTACAGTGGTCACACCGTCATATTAACTCTTACATACTTATTTATCAAAGAGT ATTCCCCACGGCGACTCTGGTGGTATCACTGGCTTTGCTGGACGCTCAGCATGGTTGGGATGTTCTGCATCCTCCTTGCTCATGACCACTACACTGTGGACGTGGTGGTGGCTTACTACATCACTACAAGACTTTTCTGGTGGTATCACACGATGGCCAACCAGCAA GTGCTAAAAGAAGCTTCCCAAACCAACCTCCTTGCAAGGGTCTGGTGGTACAAGCCCTTCCAGTACTTCGAAAAGAATGTCCAGGGAATTGTACCTCGCTCCTACCACTGGCCCTTCCCCTGGCCGGTGCTGCATCGAGGCAGGCAGGTGAAATACAGCCGACTGGTGAATGACACATAA